The following DNA comes from Spirochaetota bacterium.
ATAAAGGAATATCGGTATGGGAAATAGCACGAATATTACAAAGGCATCCCTCAACAATAAGTAGAAAGATAAAGTGGAATGTAACAGGTGGATATTGAGTATAAGGCATAAAGAAATCGTAAAAAATTTCATAGCAATGGGGGCCGTCGCAAAACAAACCGTGGGGCTTGCACTGAGCATGTCGAAGTAAAGCAATCTCAATGCATCAGAAGACAAGATTGCTTTGTCACTTCGTTCCTCGCAATGACGTGGGTGCAAAGTAATTGCAATGAGGTGTCTTTGGGGACACCCTCAGGTGGTATAGCGTCAAATATTGCATGCGTAGTTCGAAAGGCTCACAATCAAGATCGTATAGATGGTCTCCGAGTGTTCCATAAAATCAGCAACCTTCTATCGAAAGAGGATAGCTTTTCTTAGATTGAAGTACTAAACCAATGCTGTTTAAAACCTGAGCTGTTGTAAGATTATAGAGTATAGAAAGAACAATGCATTTTTCTTTGGCACTTTCTATTGTTGCTGCCTGGACAAAAGAAAGTGAATGGTGGGATAAGGGCAATCCTAAAAAATTGCATCAGATAAGAATATTAATCTTGATAATGCACGTATGAATACATACACGTTCACAGAAGTCTAAAAGATGGAAATTTTGGTATGAGATTTTACAGGGATAGCTTAATGTTGGAATTCTATCTTGAAATGACAATTACTTTTAATTATTAATTAAGAAAGATTATTGCAAAGAATAATATATTCTGTTATACATTGATGATTTATTTATAGCTGAGTACAAGAGAATACGAATTATG
Coding sequences within:
- a CDS encoding helix-turn-helix domain-containing protein, whose translation is MVFHKGISVWEIARILQRHPSTISRKIKWNVTGGY